A genomic region of Gossypium hirsutum isolate 1008001.06 chromosome D01, Gossypium_hirsutum_v2.1, whole genome shotgun sequence contains the following coding sequences:
- the LOC121214017 gene encoding uncharacterized protein, translating to MGVVIIDGSTVKNFVTDEEHFNKSMDESFAALDLNEDGVLCRSELRKAFESLRLIESHFGVDVATTPEELNQLYDSIFDKFDLDGSNTIDPQEFKSEMKKILLAIADGLGSCPIQMALEDDDRSNFLKKAADLEAAKLVANHGDGS from the coding sequence ATGGGAGTGGTAATCATTGACGGATCAACGGTGAAGAACTTTGTGACAGACGAGGAACACTTCAATAAGAGTATGGATGAGAGTTTCGCAGCTCTTGATCTCAACGAAGACGGTGTCCTCTGCCGGTCCGAGCTTCGCAAGGCATTTGAGTCTCTTCGCCTCATCGAGTCCCACTTCGGGGTCGACGTTGCAACGACACCCGAAGAGCTCAATCAGCTATACGATTCTATTTTCGACAAGTTCGATCTCGATGGCAGTAACACGATTGACCCACAGGAGTTCAAATCAGAGATGAAGAAGATATTGCTTGCTATTGCTGATGGTTTGGGATCTTGTCCTATTCAAATGGCTCTCGAGGATGATGACCGAAGTAATTTTCTAAAGAAAGCTGCTGACCTTGAAGCTGCCAAGCTCGTAGCCAACCATGGCGATGGTTCCTAA